In Acidimicrobiales bacterium, a single window of DNA contains:
- a CDS encoding MBL fold metallo-hydrolase → MRVRIHRGAHEIGGNCIEVEHDGDRIVLDLGRPLSASWDEDVPLPAIGGLAEVDPRMHGVVLSHAHLDHYGLAGQLAAGVPVYLGEEAARVLEAASFFSPVSGCPPLAGHLHHRVPLELGPFTVTPYLADHSAFDAYSLLVEAGARRLFYTGDLRAHGRKAKLFDALVAHPPVADVLLMEGTNVRAAGGATVGSEASVEADLVATFAATPGMVATFSSAQNIDRLVTVYRAARRAGRTLVADLYTASVARATGRSTIPQPGFDGYAVYVPFRQRLRVLQSEEFERVAEIASIRRYPEDLATDRGQVAYLGTSSTLPELIEAGALHNGAVVWSLWHGYLAQPAGRKLQADLAGAGVPLIEHHTSGHAAVEDLRRLVDAFSLARVVPIHSEATDRFADHFPRVEPHPDGVWWEV, encoded by the coding sequence ATGCGGGTCCGGATCCACCGGGGCGCCCACGAGATCGGCGGCAACTGCATCGAGGTCGAACACGACGGTGACCGCATCGTGTTGGACCTGGGCCGGCCGCTGTCGGCGAGCTGGGACGAGGACGTGCCCCTGCCCGCCATCGGCGGGCTGGCCGAGGTGGACCCGAGGATGCATGGGGTCGTGTTGAGCCACGCGCACCTGGATCACTACGGCCTGGCCGGCCAGCTCGCGGCCGGGGTCCCCGTGTACCTGGGGGAGGAGGCGGCCCGAGTGCTGGAGGCGGCGTCGTTCTTCTCGCCGGTGAGCGGCTGCCCGCCGCTGGCCGGTCACCTCCACCACCGGGTCCCGCTCGAGTTGGGTCCCTTCACCGTGACCCCGTACCTGGCCGACCATTCCGCGTTCGACGCCTACTCGCTGCTGGTCGAGGCCGGCGCCCGGCGGCTCTTCTACACCGGCGACCTGCGCGCCCACGGCCGCAAGGCGAAGCTCTTCGACGCCCTCGTGGCGCACCCGCCCGTTGCTGACGTTCTGTTGATGGAGGGCACCAACGTCCGCGCCGCCGGCGGCGCCACGGTGGGATCCGAGGCATCGGTCGAGGCGGACCTCGTCGCCACGTTCGCGGCGACGCCGGGCATGGTGGCCACATTCTCGTCGGCGCAGAACATCGACCGGCTCGTCACCGTCTACCGGGCGGCCCGCCGAGCCGGGCGGACCCTGGTGGCCGACCTCTACACGGCGTCGGTGGCCCGAGCCACCGGCCGGTCGACCATCCCCCAGCCCGGCTTCGACGGCTACGCGGTGTACGTCCCCTTCCGTCAGCGCCTCCGGGTGCTCCAGTCCGAGGAGTTCGAGCGGGTCGCCGAGATCGCTTCGATCCGCCGCTACCCCGAGGACCTCGCCACCGACCGCGGCCAGGTCGCCTACCTCGGCACCTCCTCGACCCTCCCCGAGCTCATCGAAGCGGGCGCCCTGCACAACGGTGCGGTGGTCTGGTCGCTGTGGCACGGCTACCTCGCCCAGCCCGCCGGCCGGAAGCTCCAGGCCGACCTGGCCGGCGCCGGGGTCCCCCTCATCGAGCACCACACCTCCGGCCACGCGGCCGTCGAGGACCTCCGGCGCCTCGTCGACGCCTTCTCGCTCGCACGGGTGGTGCCCATCCACTCCGAAGCCACCGACCGCTTCGCCGATCACTTCCCCCGCGTCGAGCCCCACCCAGACGGCGTCTGGTGGGAGGTCTAA
- a CDS encoding endonuclease/exonuclease/phosphatase family protein, which yields MRMLAWNLEFVTPSGRKGAAASRAIDSFRPDVACLTEARVASLPATEQTVWAEADYGYPAPPDRRKVGLWSRWGWHDVDTLGSASMPKGRFVAGTTPSPEGPVRVIGVCIPWRMAHVATGSRDRAVWQDHLTYLAGLAEVVHAAGDGPLIVTGDFNQRFHGRMAPGGVHDALRSALEGLSVPTAVRVEGLRRPLIDHIAHSRRLETQGPPIGIDRRQHGIDVSDHDGVVVDLAPAQPQAT from the coding sequence GTGCGGATGCTCGCCTGGAACCTTGAGTTCGTCACGCCGTCCGGGCGGAAGGGGGCGGCAGCCTCCCGGGCCATCGACTCGTTCAGGCCCGATGTCGCATGCCTGACCGAAGCCCGAGTGGCCAGCCTTCCGGCGACCGAGCAGACCGTGTGGGCCGAGGCCGACTACGGGTACCCGGCCCCTCCGGATCGCCGCAAGGTCGGGCTGTGGAGCCGGTGGGGCTGGCACGACGTTGACACCCTCGGCTCCGCCTCGATGCCCAAAGGACGGTTCGTCGCCGGCACGACACCCAGCCCGGAGGGGCCCGTCCGGGTGATTGGTGTCTGTATTCCATGGCGTATGGCCCACGTCGCCACCGGGTCCCGTGATCGTGCCGTCTGGCAGGACCATCTCACCTACCTGGCCGGGCTCGCCGAGGTCGTCCACGCCGCTGGCGACGGACCGCTCATCGTCACCGGCGACTTCAACCAGCGGTTCCACGGTCGAATGGCGCCGGGCGGGGTCCATGACGCCCTTCGCTCTGCACTCGAAGGGCTCTCGGTGCCAACCGCAGTCCGCGTCGAGGGTCTGCGCCGGCCGCTCATCGATCACATCGCCCACAGCCGACGACTCGAGACGCAGGGACCGCCGATCGGAATCGATCGCCGCCAGCACGGAATCGACGTCTCCGACCACGACGGCGTGGTCGTGGACCTTGCCCCGGCCCAACCTCAGGCAACCTGA